The proteins below are encoded in one region of Oncorhynchus gorbuscha isolate QuinsamMale2020 ecotype Even-year linkage group LG01, OgorEven_v1.0, whole genome shotgun sequence:
- the LOC124003302 gene encoding achaete-scute homolog 1b-like, which produces METTTITTTQMAQNAYTFGLMERRTTITLHAPAQECALPNDTIAAGYQSKTTVLKRQRSSSPELLRCKRRLSFNGLGYSIPQQLPVAVARRNERERNRVKQVNMGFQTLRQHVPNGAANKKMSKVETLRSAVEYIRALQQLLDEHDAVSAAFQCGVPSPTISNSYSAEPESPHSTCSSDEGSYEPLSSEEQELLDFTTWFDRY; this is translated from the coding sequence ATGGagactaccaccatcaccaccacgcAAATGGCGCAGAACGCATACACATTTGGACTGATGGAGAGGCGCACCACCATTACCTTGCACGCCCCAGCCCAGGAGTGCGCTCTCCCCAATGACACCATTGCAGCCGGTTACCAAAGCAAGACCACGGTGCTGAAAAGACAGCGCTCCAGCTCTCCGGAACTCCTGCGTTGCAAGCGGCGGCTCAGCTTTAACGGACTCGGCTACTCCATCCCCCAGCAGCTGCCCGTAGCCGTGGCCCGGCGGAACGAGCGCGAGAGGAACCGGGTCAAACAAGTCAACATGGGCTTCCAGACGCTGCGTCAGCACGTGCCCAACGGGGCAGCCAACAAGAAGATGAGCAAAGTGGAGACACTGCGGTCCGCGGTGGAATATATCCGAGCCCTGCAGCAGCTACTAGACGAGCATGATGCAGTGTCTGCCGCCTTCCAGTGCGGGGTGccttcccctaccatctccaACAGCTACTCGGCCGAGCCGGAATCACCCCACTCCACCTGTTCCTCCGATGAGGGGAGCTATGAGCCCCTGAGCTCCGAGGAGCAGGAGCTGCTGGACTTTACCACCTGGTTCGACAGATACTGA